The following is a genomic window from Corynebacterium incognita.
ACCGGTCATCCACTCCGCGCCCGGGCGACGCCGTGATACGTAGCGCACCGCGCCCAGGTGCCCCGCGGCCTTGACCGCGCCTGCCGACGGCACGCCCGCCGCGTAATCAATCACCGTTCCGCGCACTCGGCCCAGCGCCATTGCCGAACCCGTGCCCGCCGTACCGGCCGCACCCACGGTGCCAGCCGCCACCGCGACCGCCGCTGCTTTCAACAACCCCCGGCGCGAAAGAGCCTGCTCCATTCCTGCCTTCTCCACACCTGCCATGTCAGCTAACTCCCATCGCTCTGGCAACATTTGCCAGATTCGTAACATCTGTAACGTAGCAGTGTTTCCGGCCGATACGCGGCGGCGCGCGGAAAGCTTATTGCAGGGGCGGATTTACATTGTGAGCGCAAGTCACCGAAAATCCGGCCACAATCAGCCGACTTGCGCTCGCAATGTAAATCTTGCACCCATTCGCACCCGACTCAGCAGGACCCTGCCAAGCACAGCGCAGCCTTACAGCCCCAACTCGTCCAGCAACGCATCAAACGCTGGACCTACCTGCGTGCGCCAGAGGGTGTGCACGCGGGCGTCGCCGCGGCCGGGACCGCCGTTGATGACGGACACGCGCTTGTCCTGCTTAAGCGCCTCGAGCACGAATCGGTAGCCGCTCATCACCGCCAACGACGAGCCCGCCACCAGCAGCGAATCCGCGCCCGCGAGCATCGCGTAGGCCGTGTCCTTCCGTGCCGCCGGCACGGGCTCGCCGAAGTAGACCACGTCGGGCTTGAGCAACCGCGACCCGCAGCGCACGCAGCCGATCATGACAAAGCGGGCCACGGCGGCGTCGTCGAGCGTGACGTCGCCGTCGGGGTTGACCATGTCCGCGTTTACCACGAGCGACTCCAGGTAGCCCGGGTTCGCCGCCGCGAGCCGCCCATCACACTCCGCGCGGTCCTCGCGGTGCCCACACACCAGGCAGATGACGGTTTCCATATCGCCGTGCAGCGTCACCAGGTTGCGCGTGCCCGCCTGCTTGTGCAGGCCATCGACGTTCTGGGTCACCACGCCCGCCACGTAGCCCGCCTGCTCCAACTCCACTAGGGCGTAGTGCGTGGGGTTCGGCCGCGCCTTATCCATCACGCGCCAGCCGACGAAGCTGCGCGCCCAGTACCGATGCGCCGCCGCGGAATCATAACGAAACTCCTGATAGGTCATCGGCCGGTGCCGCGACAGCGAGCCCTGCGGCCCGCGATAGTCCGGAACCCCAGAGTCCGTGGACACGCCCGCGCCGGTCAGCACCATGACGCCACCGTGCCCCTGTGCCTTGCGGAACTGCTTCACGACGTCGTCAAGCGCCTGCGCCGGGGGAGTGGGCGGCGTGGTTTCCTCCACCACCCGCGCGATCGAGCGCAGCGCCGAGGCATGCGCCTGCGCGATGGCGGCATCGCTAAACGGGGTGGACATGGCAACGAGCGTACTCGCTCCTGGCGTGCGCCATCTTCTTCATCGGCAGTGTGGGGATGGCTGCCCGTCCGGCCATTCGTCTGGCTCGCCGGTTCTACCTGCAGCGCGTGGGTGAGGCGACCGGTACGAACGAAAATTATAGCTACTGACCAAGCATGGTTGAGCGTTGCTTCTCGACGCCCCGGTATCCTCACGGTAGGCCAGCGCTGCGCCACCAATGCCTACTAGAGGAGGAAGCCGCATGAGTGATAAGTCCCCGGATAATATCCTGCTCTACCTCCCTGAAGAGCAAGAAGCTGCGATCCGCGCCATCTTCGACGACCTGGCGGCGCAGGGCTTCCCGCGGCAGAACCAGCGCCCGCACATCACCATCACGTTCTCGCCGCACATGGACCCGGCGGTGGTGGACCTTGCTGCTGAACTCCTCCCGCCGCACATCCCGGCGACCTTCCGACGTGTGGGCACGGTGGTGTTCGGCACCAAGCGTAAGCAAACCGTCGCCTGGCTCTTGGAGACGTCCGACGCCCTGGAAATCGCCGCCCGCGACATCAGCGCCGCCAACCCTGATGGCCGCGGCCCGCGCTGGACCCCGCACGTGACCATGGGGCTGCGCCTACCGCGCGAGACCGTGCCCGCCTACCTCGAGGCTCTCCACCGCGCCACCAGCCCGCACCTGCGCGAGCTCACCGCCACCCAGGCCGCCTACTGGAGGCCCAAGACTCAGCAGCTCCGCGTGTTCTAGGCGCGTAATTCGGAAAGTTGCGGGTTCAAAACCTGAAAAGTGGCGGGTTGAAAAAGTGAAAAGTTGCGGGTTGTGCCACGCTCGGCGCTATGAACAGGGGAAATGAAGGCTACCGCAGTAGGGGCATTGACGCTGAACTCGAGCGCTTACTTCAAGCCGTTGGAGCCGTCGTCATCGAGGGACCCAAGGCCTGCGGCAAAACAGAATCTGCACGGCGGATCGCCGGCAGTTTTGTGAGCTTAGACCGGGACCGCAATGCCGTGCAGGCGGCGGAACTCGCGCCCAACCTATGGAATGAAGTTCGCCATGAGGTTGATGATAGGAGCCCAGCCAAAGGACAGTTCATCCTAACGGGAAGCTCCGCCCCGGACGATGACGTTCGTCGGCACTCGGGGGCTGGTCGTTTCGCGCGCCTCCAGGTGCGCCCGATGTCGCTTTCTGAGCTAGGACATTCCTTAAACGAAGTGTCGCTGCACTGGCACGAGTCGTGGGAAACCAGCGTTCGGTGTCCAAGCTTGCCGCCGAAGCCGGCGGCTCAGACGGTGCGCTTGACCGCAACACCGTGAGCACCTACTTAGACGAACTCACCCGCCTCCGCATTCTCGAAGATCTTCCCGCGTGGAACGCGCATCTTCGCTCCCGTCAGGCGCTCACGCAGCAGCCCAAACGCATGTTCGTCGACCCAACTCTAGCTGTCGCAGCACTTGGCGCTTCGCCTGCCAAGCTTCTCGACGACCTGGAGTACCTCGGTTTCCTATTCGAGAACCTCGTGGTGCGCGACCTCCGTGTCCTCTCCCAGCCACTCGGCGGCCGGGTATCCCATGCCCGCACATCCAACGGTCACGAAGTCGATGCCATCGTCGAGCTTCGCGACGGCACCTGGGCCGCCTTCGAGATCAAACTCGGCCACAGCTGGATCGACGCCGGCGCCGCCAGCCTCAAGAGATTCGCCAGCCACGTCGACACCACAAAGAGCGGCGAACCAGCATCACTCGCCGTCATCGTCCCCGACGGCATCGCCTTCCACCGGGACGACGGCGTGGACGTCATCCCACCGAGTGTGTTGAGTGACTAGTGCGAGATTTCGTAGGCTTCCAATCGAGTTCACGTAGCTTGGGCGTAATTGTGGGTCATTCGTTCGGAATGCGGTGCGGGAACGCTTTTCTAGCCTTTTGGCGAGCTCGATAAAAAGTTGAATGGTTCTTCTTGGCCTCGACAAGTTTTTCTTCGTCAACCTCCAAAATATGCCACAATAAAAGCTCCACCAACAGACGAGTAGTTTCGAATACTGCAATCGCCTTCACGAAATCTGAGTCTTTTACTTGCGCTTCGTGAGCGATACTATTTCTGAGGTCGGTTAGAGAGTCGAGCCAGTCTTTTACATCTGGGATGAGGTCGTGAGAAATCTTCTTGGGTAGCCTGCAATAAATGTCGAGAGCCCTAGCTTTGAAGACGAATTTACCTTTAACCTTTATGTTTTCGTTTGGGTAAAGTTCCTCGAATTTTCGCTTTCCATCCGGTGAAATAGTATCTGGTTTTCTGAATAACTCTTTGTGGAAAGCTTCAATTAGGACACCAGAAAGAAGCACTTTCATCTCGAGCTTATTGTTATTCGGAAGGCTCAGTTCGTTCAGGAGGCCGATAAGTCGACCTTTTGTTTCGGTAAAATGCAACCAGCGCTGGTAGAGGTTGA
Proteins encoded in this region:
- a CDS encoding Sir2 family NAD-dependent protein deacetylase, whose translation is MSTPFSDAAIAQAHASALRSIARVVEETTPPTPPAQALDDVVKQFRKAQGHGGVMVLTGAGVSTDSGVPDYRGPQGSLSRHRPMTYQEFRYDSAAAHRYWARSFVGWRVMDKARPNPTHYALVELEQAGYVAGVVTQNVDGLHKQAGTRNLVTLHGDMETVICLVCGHREDRAECDGRLAAANPGYLESLVVNADMVNPDGDVTLDDAAVARFVMIGCVRCGSRLLKPDVVYFGEPVPAARKDTAYAMLAGADSLLVAGSSLAVMSGYRFVLEALKQDKRVSVINGGPGRGDARVHTLWRTQVGPAFDALLDELGL
- a CDS encoding 2'-5' RNA ligase family protein, translating into MSDKSPDNILLYLPEEQEAAIRAIFDDLAAQGFPRQNQRPHITITFSPHMDPAVVDLAAELLPPHIPATFRRVGTVVFGTKRKQTVAWLLETSDALEIAARDISAANPDGRGPRWTPHVTMGLRLPRETVPAYLEALHRATSPHLRELTATQAAYWRPKTQQLRVF